The stretch of DNA ctgATATTAGGCATTTTTCTGTTAGTGGTTTTGCTGCTGCGTTAAAACCAGATCTATTTGATGGTTCAAATTATAAGCGGTGGCGCGCGAGAATGATATTATGGTTGACTACTATGAGTTGCTATGACGTCACGAAGGGGAAGCCGGAACAGTTTACTCCTGAGGAGGAGAAAACGTTCTTAGCTGCTGATAACCTCTTCAGAGGCGCCGTCATAAGTGCGCTCGATAAAAAGTATGTCGACAATTATATTATTTGCACCACTGCTAAAGAATTATGGGATGCGCTTGAGGCCAAGTTCGGGGTTTCTGATGCTGGTAGCGAGCTGTACCTCATGGAACAATTGTTTGATTACAAGATGGTTGATAGCCGTTCTGTGATTGAACAAGCACATGAGATACAGGCACTAGCTAAGGAACTAGAACAATTTCCTTGTGTGTTGCCTGAAAAGTTTGTGGCCGGCGGTATAATCGCTAAGCTGCCACCTTCTTGGAAGGATTTCGCTACTTCTCTAAAACATCAGAGGAAAGAGTTTAGTCTTGCTAAACTCATGGGaactcttgatgttgaggagaaggcgagagcaaaagatacacatgggaaaggcgttgagtcttctagtgccaatatggtgcagaagaaaaagcaattcgcattccgtaataagaaaaagaacaagcaagagaacAAGCAAGGAGCAAACCCGAAGCCAAAACAAACTGCAActtttaagaagaaaaaggcaGAAGGAGGCTGCTTTGTTTGCGGTAGCGATGACCACTGGGCGAGTGGTTGTCCAGACTGCAAATTTCAACGAGAAGAGAAAAAGGCAGTAAATATGGTCATTGGCGAGGCTGAAGGAGGAACATCTGGGTATGGTAATTATTTACCTACTGTTCTTTCAGTCTGTCATTcacctgagtggtggatggatACTGGGGCTAATGTTCATGTATGTGCTGACAtctctttgttttcttcttatcagGCCGGCAACGCTGGAGCCTTACTGATGGGGAACGGATCTCATGCGcgtgttcttggtgttggtacggTCATTCTGAAGTTCACTTCGGAAAAGACGGTGCTGATGAAGAACGTGCAGCATGTCCCCTCCATCAAAAAGAATCTAGTTAGCGGCTCACAGCTTTGTAGAGATGGCTACAAAATAGTCTTTGAGGCCAATAAATGTTATGACTgcggaggcttgttccgctTATCGATGCATAATGTGTGTAATAAAATCGTGAACCATACTGTGATTTCGAATGAGTCGAATATTTGGCATTCGCGATTTTGTCATGTTAATTATGGTTGTTTAACGCGGCTAGCAAATATGAATTTAATCCCGAAATTTAATTTAGTCAAAGGTTCTAAGTGCCATGTATGCGTGCAATCCAAGCAACCTcgcaagcctcacaaggctgcGGAGGCGAGGAACTTGGCACCATTAGAATTAATCCATTCCGATCTATGCGAGATGGATGGTGAGTTGACTAAAGGTGGTAAACGATACTTCATCACTTTTATAGACAATTGTACTAGATTTTGTCATGTGTACTTGCTTAAAACAAAGGATGAAGCATTACAATATTTTAAAGCCTATaaagctgaagtagaaaatcaacttgAGAGGAAAATTAAACGCTTAAGGTCCGATCGTGGTGGAGAATATTTTTCAAGTGATTTTTCTGACTTCTGCGTAGAACATGgaattattcatgagaggacaccgccatactcaccacagtccaatgggattgccgaaagaaagaaccgtacTCTAACTGAGATGGTTAACGCCATGTTAGAGACTTCGGGTCTATctaaggaatggtggggtgaggcgaTACTGACAGCGAGTCATGTCCTGAATAGAGTTCctacaaagaataaagaaatcacaCCATTTGAGGAATGGGAAAAGAAAAGAGTAAATGTCTCCTATTTGCGTACTTGGGGTTGTTTGGCTAAAGTGAATGTGCCAATAAACAAGAAACGCAAACTCGGACCTAAGACAGTTGACTGTATTTTCCTTGGTTATGCTAGTCACAGCATAGGGTATAGGTTCTTAATAATAAACTCTGGAGTACCAGATATGCATGTTGGTACTATAATGGAATCTAGAGATGCAACATTCTTTGAAAGTGAGTTTCCTATGAAAAGTACACCTAATATTTCTAGTCATAAGTCTATAAACTCCCATGAGCAATTTATTCCGATAGAACAATCTGAGGAACCCCATGTTCACTATCCTGAGGAGGATGATAATTTAGTCACTCGAACGAGCAAAAGACAAAGAAAAGTGAAGTCTTTTGGAGATGACTATATTGTGTACCTCATGGATGATACCCCAACAACCATTAAAGAGGCATTTTCCTCTCCTGATGCTGACTTGTGGAAGGAACCAATAAGGAATGAGATGGATTCTATAATGTCTAATGGAACTTGGGAAGTGGTTGAACGACCTTATGGGTGCAAACCTATAGGGTGCAAATGGGTGTTTAAGGaaaagcttaggcctgatggtacaattgagaggtacaaggctaggcttgtggctaagggttatacccaaagagaaggggaagatttcttTGATACTTATTCACCTGTTGCCCGTTTGACCACAATTCGAGTGTTATTGTCTTTGGCTGCCTCTCATGGTCTTctcattcatcagatggatgtgaagacagctttcctaaatggagagttagaggaagagatctatatggatcagcctgatgaatttgtaacaagtggtcaaaagggcaaggtgtgtaagttattaaaatccctttatggcctaaaacaagctccaaaacaatggcatgagaagtttgacaGAACCTTAACTTCTGCCGGCTTTGCTGTTAATGAAGCTGACAGATGTGTGTACTATCGGTTTGGTGGGGGTGAAGGTGTGATCCTTTGTCTGTACGTGGATGACATACTGATCTTTGGGACAAGCCTTGTTGTGATTAAGGAAGTTAAAGACTTTTTGTCTAATAACtttgagatgaaagatttgggagaagctgatgttattctaaacattaaGCTTTCAAGAGAAGGCAATGGTGGGATAACTCTTGTGCAGTCCCACTATgtggaaaagattttaagtcGCTTTAGGTACAGTGACTGTCAATCTGCTCCTACGCCTTATGATCCTAGTGTGCTATTGAGGAAAAATCGaagaatagcaagggatcaactaAGATTCTCCCAAATTATAGGCTCATTGATGTACCTTGCTAGTGCCACGAGGCCTGATATCTCGTTTGCAGTGAGCAAACTTAGCCGGTTTGTGTCAAATCCGGGAGATATTCATTGGCAAGCTCTTGAGAGAGTGATGTGCTATTTGAAAGGTACTGTGAGCTATGGCATTCACGATACCGGATACCCGAAGGTATTAGAGGGTTATTGTGATGCAAACTGGATATCTGATGCTGATGTGTTAAAGGCCACAAGTGGATATGTGTTTCTACTTGGAGGTGGCGCTGTTTCatggaagtcttgcaagcagactatcttaacgaagtcaaccatggaagcagaactcacaGCATTAGACACCGCCGGTGCTGAGGCCGAGTGGCTTCGTGAACTCCTGATGGATCTACCGGTGGTTGAAAAACCTGTGCCGGCTATTTCCATGAACTGTGACAATCAAACAGTGATCACTAAAGTCAACAGTTCTAAGGACAACATGAAGTCTACTAGGCATGTCAAACGGCGTTTGAAGACTGTCAGAAAGTTGAGAAACTCCGGAGTTATAGCATTGGACTATGTTCATACATCCAAgaatctggcagatcaattcacaaagggactatcacgtaatgtgatagatagtgcatcgagtgagatgggtttgagacccacgtgaggtctaccatggtggcaacctgttctatgtgatcggagatcccgtgaagtagaatggtgaaacaagccagaagtagattgtgaggaaagaccctttacttaactcatctcaattgcacttctttcctaagtctgtaaggaaggctggttatataccttaatgtattccaaagcggcttgtgaagcgatagatgttgtcctacagaacatctttaaggaatacacctatatgagtttgactgctagtcacagtctatgagattttgggtgatctctagatactcatgaatgggccagaagtatgacttatatgcttcaaccAGAGGGGATGTTCATGCAACCCGGTATCAGTTATGAGTGTAGATGAAACTTATATCACACAAAACTTGcaattcaaggcatagtccATTGTTCAAGTTGTGGCTAAGTGTAGTTTGTACTCTAGGTggaagttcaacttaacagtctccactGAAACGACTGGTATATGAAACGACATGGAAACTCGAGAGCTTTTCTTATGTGCCCTAGAAATAGGTGGGGAttgttgaatataatgggccattagcccatatttatatttgatgattaattcaagggcccataattaatgctataatgaaaatggtttagtaccatattgatgattgaccatgtgttaactcaacttaaataggtggcctttgttagcccctatggagaagttgagggaggatgaaggggtgccacacgcgcgcgccgccgccgtcgtcgagccgtgtcttgtcttgtcttgtcttgtcgAGGTCGAGACGAGCGAGCGTGACGTGGCACACGAGGACCAGACCAGACGTGACGTGGCGCATGCGTGGTGAATAAGGAAAGGGAGGAAAAAcgggatctgaccgttgtgtaATTAATGGCAATTAATTGCTAATTGATTGACTCGGTTTATGGCAATTAAAAGAGATTAATGGTCATCATTCAGATGTTTCCTCCTGAGGCCTATATATACCATACGCACCCACTCCTTCCATACCTGCAAGAACACATCCATTCTTCTTCTGTCCATTCCCgtcccgaacctctgcgcgcacagagatcgggagagcaTGCCTCCGGAACCGACGCCTTGcatcgagacacctgctcgggtgttgcgggcaatcaggttttggggagcgtcttccgcgactactcaccggcgagatcgtcttcttccactccggcgagtcttcttcctggtggacgttcgcgcggatcgagatcgactacttcgtcttcttcctggtggacgttcgcgggactgcactgcgaacatcttcctgcaccgactgtggtccgctacttcgagcaaagcactatgtcgactagtgcgaatggagccgccggtgccttcggcactAGTCCCTTCTCTGGATACAATCTTAAACGATTGTTTTTCGTTTTCAGTATGTTTGCTGTTGTTGCAGTAGTATttgcaatgtttatctctaatctgagtagtgataaaattgcacacgtgcacatatatgccaccacaTTATTATTGAtaattttctggattaaatcaaatattaaaatgtctaaatttctaacatATGGTGGCTTGTATTCATAAAGTGCAAGGTGTACTTGCTCTTGCTTGCGCCTACGAGGCAGAACCCAGGCCATAGCAGTAAGCCTTGGTTAATTTAGCTTCTCTATCTCAATTCATATATACTAGAGTAATAAGttaactttttttattttagtaATACTATTATTGGATTTGTACGCGCGAGAGATGAAGCGGCCGGATGGGTGTCGGGGTGTGAGCCCCATTAATGGGGTTTGGACTATGGATTTGAGTGCTAACTTAAATTTCAGAGGCCCAAGTGAGGCCTGCTGGAGCACGTTTTTTAGTCTGAGCCTTATATTTGGCTATAGACCAAGGTTCAAATACTGAAGTTGTTCTAAGCTATAGGTGCTATACTTTGGTCCAACAGGAAATGTATACATGACCCATAGGAAATACCAGGAGCCCCTACACGCATGAGGAAGTGTCCATCGATATTCCTTTTCGGTGCAGCCACTCTCCTTAGTGCTTCATCGTTGTGCCTTCGCATCTGGCGTCGCGGCCGCGTCTCGTTCATCACTAGTGGCGGATCTAGCATTTTAGCTCAAGGTATGCCATTTAAAAAatttcatatttaaattcaGTAAAACCATTTAGCAATTCGATAATaattagattttttaaatataatTCAATATATCCGCACTAAATAAGAAGACAAATGTTAAATTCGATGATTAAGTTAAAAAATTCCACAAATTATAATATAAATAATTCAAATGCCATACTAGTAGTTGAAAATATAGACATAAAAGAGAGGAAGAGACTACAAATATTAGGAGAAGGATTTAAAGCAGCACTAGCCAACACCTTTATGCATGCTTCGAGAAAAGATGCAATGTTAGGTTGTTCTCTTAGGGATTAAACTTTCACATGCAACTAGATGTACAAAATCTGACATCATATCGATTTATATTATCTCTGATGTTGGAGCAAATCTCCATTCTCGCATTTGCACAAGGGATGATTTGATGATATTAGCAAATAGAAATGAAATTAATAAGTAGACAAAAAAAATTCTATAATAAGATGACAAAGAGCGAAAGAGACCGAGAAAAAAAAGATTATATCTTACCAAGCAAACCAAGCGAATCCAAGACAGTAGCGACTACCCCCAATCGACGAGCAAGGTTTCATACCGGCGTGTGGCGCAGTGGCATGTGCCTGCCTCTGTCTCCTGTACGATCATGCGCCTGCAGCCGTGCTGTTAGTTCATCCTCGGTGACACGGTGTGGACGATTAGACGTAGTGGCGGAACCAGTGAGTTTGATTAAGGGAGGCCGAACAAATATGACTGTATTTTTTAGTGTTATAAAATATACAAAATTATATGTCtgaagaatttttttaaaaaatattacacTATTTCTTACCAAAATCATcatatttgaaaaaaaataggTAAAACTGATATTTcttgtactataaatattaatatttatataggtatttaagccttgtttagttcatccaaaaacgaaaaacttttcaagattttccgtcacatcgaatcttgcggcacatgtatggagtattaaatatagatgaaaacaaaaactaattgcacagtttgactataaatcgcgagacgaatcttttaaacgttacttcatgattgaacaacgtttatcaaataaaaacaaaaatgctacaatgttaaaatctaaaaactttttatatctaaacaaggcgttAAAGGAATGACTAGGCTTAGGGGGCCACTACCCCTGCTAGCCCCTAGGTTCCGCCactaaggctagtctcaatgcatgtttcatgagagtgtcatgcacattaaataggatgtcatataagcaaaattgctgatttggcagggtcattaaatgaaggagtttcatcagatgagagaggagtttcatccccatgaaactcatctgGCTCAGTtatctagtttatagtcttggtaactgtatcatgaaactatgcattaagACTGGCCTAATTAGACGAGGAATAGGATTAGGGCATCAAGGCGGCGGACCATCACGCGGCGCAGCGAGGTGCTGTGGGCAGTGGGCGTCTCTATATGACATGATTGAAGCCTTGAAGGGAATGTGGTCGTGGCTGCATGGCCTGGTGGGCCGCATGGGCCTCCAAGTGACCACGGTCATCCACTAGGGGCGCGCGGTCGCGTTGCGTGCGCCGCTGGCTGCTGGGCAAGGGTGAGCGTTGTCCTAGTaagttatttttgttttttttcttcaaaaagTACACGTATATACTGTATAGATTCTGGATCACAGGGTATGTCGGTGAATATCTGGCATACTCTGTAGATCTGCCACTGTGCATCACCGTCGCCAACCAGCCATTTGTGGCTACTCGGCTTGCTCGCTCCATGACTCTGTCCCCAGCCAAGCTGAGTATGACACTAGCTAGTAGACGTTCTCACGTCCAGACGTGTTCAGGTAAAGTGTCATGCCCAATTGCTCATGTTCCTTAAGACCGGTCTTCAGTGAAGTTTTATCAAAGTTTCATGAGTATTAACTATGTCGATATGGTCttgaattaataaagatagataATAAAAGTTTCATTAGAGTTGGGAGAGTTTTATAGGGATGAAACTTTTTTATACTATTTTCAAAATATGGATGGATATGTTAGAAACTGGGACACAAAACTTCCATTGAAACTGGTCTAAGCCCCTTTATTGTTGACTGTTTAATCAATTTTTAGCTTATCTaagaccagtctcaatgggAGTTTTATAAAGTTTTATGAGGATTAAATATGCTAACATGACTCTAGATTTATAAAGAGAGatgatgaaaattttatgagagtagagagagtttgtgAAAAAAACTCTACTATATTATTTTCAGTATACAGGCGTGTTGAAAACTAGAACGTGAAACTATCGTTGAGACCAGCTTAATTACCTTTGCCCCCCGGTAGTTATTCTTTACAATATAAGAAAATTGCTCTGAGATTCTAATTTGGGATTGGAAAACCCCTAGTGGTGTAGCAAGGGCGGCGATATTATCTCTATTCTTAACTTGGTAACTCTCGCCAAAAGAACACTTGGTAATTTAGCGGGTGTTTGGCATTTTCATCTTATTTGGCAATttatgtccaatcatggactaattaagcttaaaagattcgtctcgcaaattattctctagttgtgtttttcATTCGTAAATAgtacgtctatatttagtactccatgcatgtatctAAACATTCGATGCGACGAAAGTTAAATTTTACCCGCACCAACCAAACAGGACCTAACAATCATTTTTACTACGTTGAACTTAATCTAGTAGGACTAGGGATGGAAATAGTACGAATATTTtacgaccgtattcgagaccgaatttgtTTAGAAGAGTTTAGATTTGTCCGTattcgagtccgaatattcaacatctgatACTGTATTCGTATCTGAATacttaaatcatatatttatgacgtcgacatccaatcatatttTATCCGACAGGactgatattatccgtattcgaatctaaATTCcactaaaaatatgaaaacaaatatagtATCGATGATATCCATCCATATCTAATCTGTTTTCATCCCTAAATAGGATGATACTTATTACTTACTGGTTTCTAAATTTCTAGTGTCCTCATGTTGCCAAAAGACACACATTCAGAAAtgataaaagaaaaaacaaagacGGACAGAATTTTATGTACATTATTATAAttaaaaaattataataaaaGGTGTAACTTTACTCTAGGTGAGTCCGTTCGCTggtttaaaaaatcataaattaTAGTTAAAACTACTATTTACTAAtatattgtaaaaaaaatattactaaCTAACAAAATTACGGcttatatataactatataagacAAGGTAACGAACCGGCCCTGCGCACAAGCCGTGCTGTCCCCACTCGTACACGCACCCGCCACACTGGTTGCTGCCAGTCACACTACTAGAGCAGAACCTTTCGTCGATGTGCCAAATGAGCTTTAGTCCCGGTATTTTTGGCGCCCGGAACAAAAgaaatctttagtcccggttagtaAAGCCAACCGGGACTAACGGTCCCTCCCCAACGGCTCTGGTGTCAGGCGCTGTCGGAGAGGGACCTTTactcccggttggtgttaccaaccggaagTAAATACCaacctttagccccggtttgtgacactaaccgggactaaagcttTTGTCCCGGTCATTGGCACTCACCGGGGCTAAAGGTAGGTATTtactcccggttggtaacaccaaccgggactaaaccctccctgctataaattgaatctccctcctcccttcttcctctctcTACCCGAGCTCGAGgtgctttgttcttgcttgttcttccattgttcttgcttgttagtGCTCTCATCTCCCACGATCGATCTATTTCAACGCTTCTACGCCGTCGTCGATTTGTTTGAAAGGTTGCTAGCTTCATCCTCCTATGTTTCTCACCGCCATATGTAATTTCATATTGGACATATATCTATTTTGATTATTTCATGTTGCCATCTCTCCAATCATCGTCTTCtcatgtttgaatttttttgaacgatgctaagtgtgtgcccgctaaaaactagtatacacaaatcattactactatgtatacacgaatcatgttaagttctattatagatattataggatattttctactttaatatgttcatgttcttattttaaaatattaataatatcatttttgttgtaattgttaaataaattgtttttcactttaaaaattattgaaattaattttctttactgataaaattatagcttttaatagaaaaattacaattccatgataatgcagataatggtacgccattggatgtacaatgctgaTCGCCGCCCCAACGAGTTCATTGAGGGCGTGCGAGAATTCCGCAGAGTGGCGGAGCAAAATAAGCGGGATGGTTTTATGTGCTGCCCATGTGCCGTttgtaagaatttgaaggaattttca from Sorghum bicolor cultivar BTx623 chromosome 8, Sorghum_bicolor_NCBIv3, whole genome shotgun sequence encodes:
- the LOC110437614 gene encoding uncharacterized protein LOC110437614; its protein translation is MSCYDVTKGKPEQFTPEEEKTFLAADNLFRGAVISALDKKYVDNYIICTTAKELWDALEAKFGVSDAGSELYLMEQLFDYKMVDSRSVIEQAHEIQALAKELEQFPCVLPEKFVAGGIIAKLPPSWKDFATSLKHQRKEFSLAKLMGTLDVEEKAGNAGALLMGNGSHARVLGVGTVILKFTSEKTVLMKNVQHVPSIKKNLTGNTGALLMGNGSHACVLGVGTVILKFTSGKTVLMKNVQHVPSIKKNLASG